A DNA window from Deltaproteobacteria bacterium contains the following coding sequences:
- the nfo gene encoding deoxyribonuclease IV translates to MSPLLGAHMSIAGGIELAPERGGAIGCEIIQLFTKSSNQWAAKPLTDKECEAFRKNMDRYKIRTAFAHDSYLINLGSPDKALNKKSFEAFLHEHERAEALGLMALVFHPGSHTTKEHKVSLEKTEDDCLKRIADAVNTMHQKTKGYKLLTCFENAAGQGTNVGYRFEHLARLIELTEDKKRVGICLDTQHAFAAGYDLRTEEGYKKVFDQFDKIVGISWLKCFHLNDSKKGLGSRVDRHEHIGKGEIGLTAFRCLMNDPRFKNHPMSLETPKGPNLKEDIENLALLRKLS, encoded by the coding sequence ATGAGCCCCCTTCTTGGAGCCCACATGAGTATCGCCGGAGGGATCGAGCTCGCCCCGGAGCGGGGGGGGGCGATCGGCTGCGAGATCATCCAGCTCTTTACAAAATCATCGAATCAATGGGCCGCAAAACCTCTGACCGACAAGGAGTGTGAGGCGTTTCGCAAAAATATGGACCGTTACAAGATCCGAACGGCGTTTGCGCATGACTCCTATCTCATTAACCTTGGTTCCCCCGACAAGGCGCTGAACAAGAAATCTTTTGAAGCCTTCCTGCATGAGCATGAAAGGGCGGAGGCGCTCGGACTGATGGCGCTCGTCTTTCATCCCGGATCCCACACCACCAAAGAACATAAGGTCAGTCTTGAGAAGACGGAGGATGATTGTCTCAAGAGGATCGCCGATGCGGTCAACACGATGCACCAAAAAACAAAGGGGTATAAACTGCTCACCTGTTTTGAAAATGCGGCGGGACAAGGAACGAACGTCGGCTATCGATTCGAGCATCTCGCGCGACTGATCGAGTTGACCGAAGATAAAAAACGGGTCGGCATCTGCCTCGACACCCAACATGCGTTTGCCGCCGGTTATGACTTAAGGACCGAAGAGGGGTATAAAAAGGTCTTCGATCAGTTTGACAAGATTGTCGGGATCAGTTGGCTCAAATGCTTTCATTTAAATGATTCGAAAAAAGGTCTCGGCTCCCGTGTCGATCGGCATGAGCATATTGGAAAAGGAGAGATAGGACTGACCGCCTTTCGTTGCCTGATGAACGACCCACGGTTCAAGAATCACCCGATGTCACTGGAGACCCCGAAAGGGCCGAATCTCAAAGAGGACATTGAAAATCTGGCCCTCTTGAGAAAGTTAAGTTGA
- a CDS encoding ABC transporter permease, whose product MKAIVAIAYRNLLRNKKRSFIIILAITIGLGAIVFLRGFASGAQRQMVDNIVSVITSEISIVHKSMENIYNTNGTIEDPETVRRLLRGDPRVAGFAEEVFGSGIVSSPQASIMTFVSGIDPQQEIAIGSRFPIVSGRLYAPDDDHSVIVGEKMRKILGIELGEKVVVTVQDQSGGLTGESFTLIGTLEIGNDQLDSGTVVVSLGAGKRLLGMGDRLSKFAVKTTHRDHIPGVVKDLRGKLSGTDLMVMTWDELIPMMAQMMRFQDGMIFVVLLIVLSVVTAGILNTLLMSIVERTREFGLMLALGTKPLQVISLLVFETILLSLAGISGGISLGILAILYFGHVGIDLSRFVSTFSNLLVGSHVFPRVDWTYIGLFLMVVLVSNILIAFYPAWRASRLQPVEAMRQVG is encoded by the coding sequence ATGAAGGCGATTGTTGCCATTGCCTATAGAAATCTTCTGCGGAATAAAAAGAGGTCATTCATCATTATTCTTGCGATCACGATCGGTCTTGGGGCGATCGTTTTCCTGCGAGGTTTTGCGTCGGGGGCGCAGCGCCAGATGGTGGATAACATTGTCTCGGTGATTACGAGCGAGATCTCGATCGTTCATAAATCGATGGAGAATATTTATAATACGAACGGAACTATTGAAGATCCTGAAACGGTCCGCCGTCTCCTTCGTGGGGATCCACGAGTTGCCGGTTTTGCCGAAGAGGTCTTTGGCTCCGGTATCGTTTCGTCCCCTCAAGCCTCGATCATGACCTTTGTCTCCGGAATTGACCCCCAGCAGGAGATCGCGATCGGGAGCCGTTTTCCGATCGTTTCAGGGCGACTTTATGCCCCGGACGATGATCATAGTGTTATCGTGGGTGAAAAGATGCGGAAGATCCTCGGGATTGAGTTGGGTGAAAAAGTTGTTGTGACAGTTCAGGATCAGAGTGGGGGTCTGACAGGGGAGTCTTTTACGCTAATAGGAACCCTGGAGATCGGTAATGATCAGCTCGACAGCGGAACGGTCGTTGTCTCTTTAGGGGCAGGAAAGAGGCTCCTGGGAATGGGGGATCGGCTCTCGAAATTTGCGGTGAAGACCACACATCGGGATCACATCCCTGGAGTCGTGAAAGATTTAAGGGGAAAACTTTCTGGTACTGATCTGATGGTGATGACATGGGATGAACTGATTCCGATGATGGCTCAGATGATGCGGTTTCAGGATGGGATGATTTTTGTCGTCCTCCTGATTGTCCTGTCGGTGGTGACCGCCGGGATCCTGAATACCCTCCTGATGTCGATTGTCGAGAGGACGAGGGAATTCGGTCTCATGCTCGCATTGGGCACGAAGCCGCTTCAAGTCATTTCGCTTCTGGTGTTTGAAACGATTCTTTTAAGTCTTGCTGGAATATCGGGAGGGATTTCGTTGGGAATTCTCGCGATCCTCTATTTTGGGCATGTTGGTATCGATCTCTCGCGGTTTGTCTCGACCTTCTCGAATCTCCTCGTCGGGTCGCATGTTTTTCCTCGCGTTGATTGGACTTACATCGGGCTTTTTTTGATGGTGGTGTTGGTTTCGAATATTCTGATTGCCTTTTATCCGGCTTGGCGGGCATCTCGGCTACAGCCGGTCGAGGCGATGCGACAAGTAGGGTAA
- a CDS encoding ABC transporter permease: protein MKLLLKLAFRNILRHKKRSFITIAAIAVGLGALIFMRSFMHGAHLQMVQNVTRTLTSDAQIVPEALENFYNTNGAIEDPEPIRQILRSDPRVVAFSERIIGGGMVASEKKSMATFIIGFDPEQEEKIDTRREVILGRALTGADEQGVILGEKMRQTLEAEIGEPIILTAQDFYGSLTGEVFTLIGTFQTGNDQLDNSMGILLKTTAQRLLSFEHRVSKFALKIDPRYSTEDVVQDLREKIGNSGLKVVTWKSLIPMIAQMIQFQNGMSFIIMAIVLSVVAVGILNTLMMSIVERIREFGLMMALGTKPSQIIQMIVFESFLLSILGALGGLLLGFGLAFYFGHVGINLTRFVSALSNLMIGSHVFPSFDLYYSMIFLVVVLVSNLVVSFYPAWKAGRLAPLESMRQI from the coding sequence ATGAAGCTTCTTCTTAAATTGGCGTTCCGCAATATCCTCCGTCACAAGAAGCGCTCTTTCATTACGATAGCAGCGATCGCTGTGGGCTTGGGGGCCCTGATTTTTATGCGCAGTTTCATGCATGGGGCCCATCTCCAGATGGTTCAGAATGTGACGCGAACGCTCACGAGCGATGCCCAGATTGTTCCCGAGGCGTTGGAGAATTTTTACAATACAAACGGTGCGATTGAGGATCCGGAACCGATCCGCCAGATCTTGCGATCCGATCCGCGCGTTGTTGCCTTTTCCGAGAGAATTATCGGAGGAGGAATGGTCGCCTCGGAGAAGAAATCGATGGCGACCTTCATCATCGGTTTTGATCCGGAGCAGGAGGAAAAAATTGATACCCGCCGTGAAGTTATTCTCGGTCGCGCTTTGACGGGAGCCGATGAACAGGGTGTTATCCTGGGTGAAAAGATGCGCCAGACTTTGGAGGCCGAGATTGGAGAGCCGATCATCCTGACCGCTCAGGATTTTTATGGTTCCCTGACGGGAGAGGTGTTTACCCTTATCGGGACGTTTCAAACCGGGAATGATCAGCTCGACAACAGCATGGGAATCCTGCTGAAGACGACCGCCCAGAGGCTGTTGTCTTTTGAGCATCGTGTTTCCAAGTTTGCCTTGAAGATTGATCCTCGTTATTCCACCGAGGATGTTGTTCAGGATTTACGAGAAAAGATCGGAAATTCCGGTCTCAAGGTAGTGACCTGGAAAAGCCTGATCCCGATGATCGCCCAGATGATTCAATTTCAGAACGGGATGAGTTTTATCATTATGGCGATTGTCCTTTCAGTCGTTGCAGTCGGGATTCTGAATACCTTGATGATGTCGATTGTGGAGAGGATCCGGGAATTCGGACTCATGATGGCGTTAGGGACAAAACCGTCACAGATCATTCAAATGATTGTCTTCGAGTCTTTTTTGCTGAGTATTTTGGGTGCCCTCGGTGGGCTCCTTCTGGGTTTTGGCCTCGCCTTCTACTTCGGTCATGTCGGGATTAATCTGACGCGGTTTGTTTCTGCCTTATCCAACCTGATGATCGGTTCGCATGTCTTCCCAAGTTTTGATCTTTATTATTCCATGATTTTTTTGGTGGTTGTGCTCGTAAGCAATCTCGTTGTCTCTTTTTATCCCGCATGGAAGGCGGGGAGGCTGGCGCCTCTGGAATCGATGAGGCAAATATGA
- a CDS encoding ABC transporter ATP-binding protein, producing the protein MKNQIELEGVEKVYNTNGLPVKALTNVSLSFSSGEFSVLAGPSGSGKSTLLHLIGALDRPSAGTVRVGGNDLSMMSAKELAGFRLRKIGFVFQAYNLIPVLTGFENVEFTLLLQGVKEKERTDRALNLLEKVGLLDQKDKRPTEMSGGQQQRVAVARALASQPEIVLADEPTANLDSKTGAQLIDLFLKLNEEFKVTFLFASHDPMVIERARRVVRLKDGCVES; encoded by the coding sequence ATGAAAAACCAGATTGAACTTGAGGGTGTTGAGAAGGTTTATAACACCAATGGTTTGCCGGTAAAGGCACTAACCAATGTTTCTTTGAGTTTCTCTTCTGGCGAGTTTTCTGTTCTGGCCGGCCCTTCGGGATCAGGCAAATCGACGCTGCTCCATTTGATCGGGGCGCTCGACAGGCCGTCAGCCGGGACGGTGCGCGTGGGAGGGAACGATCTCTCCATGATGTCTGCCAAGGAACTCGCCGGTTTTCGGCTTCGGAAGATCGGTTTTGTTTTTCAGGCGTATAATCTGATTCCGGTGCTGACCGGGTTTGAAAATGTGGAATTTACGTTGCTGCTTCAGGGGGTGAAGGAGAAGGAGAGAACCGATCGTGCCCTCAATCTTCTGGAGAAGGTTGGTCTCCTGGACCAGAAGGATAAGAGACCGACAGAGATGAGTGGGGGACAGCAGCAGAGGGTTGCTGTCGCACGGGCATTGGCCTCGCAGCCGGAAATCGTGCTCGCCGACGAACCGACCGCCAATCTTGATTCCAAGACAGGGGCTCAACTGATCGACCTCTTCCTAAAACTGAACGAAGAATTCAAGGTCACGTTTCTCTTCGCCTCGCATGACCCGATGGTGATTGAGCGTGCGCGGCGTGTCGTGCGATTAAAGGATGGATGTGTCGAGTCGTAG
- a CDS encoding polyprenyl synthetase family protein codes for MSREALAALESSTPNDQALDWAKGHIEQNVFSGLQRDLLASLIDHFPRGEKSPYLEIPSLILKGCGGETELAVPLTALGSFLFLGFDIIDDIADGDARDHWPDHTLSELQLGSSLLLSALPSILIAELNAPEAVRVEIQKRFANGLLETAAGQQMELAMTGKTEIDPQKVEDSVKKKSSGIATLASIAVLLAKATENQRVAYEEMGRNLGCAIQLATDFHDLFQAPVSRDLRNGTRTLPIALCLEKCSKMERRIFLKLLDDVQSNPSKKEEIRSFLYSKGIARMTAFIVELYCERARKSLNLACLEATYQKEIDTFINLVSFFKEKGGNHELRIYRQTDR; via the coding sequence ATGTCACGAGAAGCCTTGGCGGCTCTGGAATCCTCGACCCCGAATGACCAAGCTTTAGATTGGGCCAAGGGGCATATTGAACAGAATGTTTTTTCCGGTCTCCAGCGTGATCTTCTCGCCTCCCTGATCGATCACTTCCCGAGAGGAGAAAAATCCCCTTATCTCGAAATCCCTTCTCTTATTCTTAAGGGGTGCGGAGGAGAAACAGAACTTGCCGTTCCCCTCACCGCCTTGGGATCCTTTCTGTTCCTCGGTTTCGACATCATCGATGATATTGCCGACGGCGATGCAAGAGACCACTGGCCAGACCACACCCTCTCAGAACTTCAACTTGGTTCTTCTCTCTTATTATCAGCGCTCCCCTCGATTTTGATTGCCGAGCTTAACGCACCTGAAGCAGTTCGCGTCGAAATACAGAAGAGATTTGCCAACGGACTCTTGGAGACCGCTGCCGGGCAACAGATGGAGCTTGCCATGACAGGAAAAACAGAAATCGACCCACAGAAGGTTGAAGATTCAGTCAAAAAGAAGAGCAGTGGAATCGCGACCCTCGCCTCTATTGCGGTACTGCTTGCCAAAGCAACGGAGAATCAGCGTGTCGCTTACGAAGAAATGGGACGCAATTTGGGATGTGCCATACAGCTCGCTACCGACTTCCATGACCTGTTCCAGGCGCCAGTGAGTCGGGACTTGAGAAACGGCACGAGAACGCTGCCGATCGCACTCTGCCTTGAAAAATGTTCAAAAATGGAGAGGAGAATTTTTCTCAAGCTTCTCGATGATGTTCAATCGAACCCTTCAAAAAAAGAAGAGATTCGATCTTTTCTTTATTCAAAAGGGATCGCCCGGATGACCGCCTTTATTGTCGAGCTCTACTGTGAACGAGCGAGAAAGAGCTTGAATTTGGCTTGTCTCGAAGCTACCTATCAGAAGGAAATTGACACGTTTATCAATCTTGTCTCTTTCTTTAAAGAAAAAGGGGGAAACCATGAGCTACGAATCTATCGGCAAACTGATCGATAA
- a CDS encoding cyclic nucleotide-binding domain-containing protein, whose product MKSLSHKSQKGCDEPAFVFEFLQRATPFQTLDPEHLKELARRLQRRTVPKGEAIVRQGEVGDRCFFVQEGAVEVIQNDGHQERAVAVLESGALFGETSLLTESPRNATVRAIKPTQLLALSRSDFLEALSWNRLVAPALFELLRLRDRPIRCEEITVQSYTSQDGEKITTLKNLSQGTYYKLSDVGCFVWERLDGHHNLKDLAIEYLKRSGSFAPHTIAEVAGGLVSSGFAKSQTVKARKYLPSLSFGEKVVAKIKGIMEWRAVLRHVDPFFTRLYRVLRLRLLYTKVALSLIALVSLAGLIVFIFRIPALLTISVSIPFVIFSLLFIALSHDLGHAITTKFFGREILGIGIGWNWFSPIVFVDTSDMWPTPPPHRIAVHLAGLYTNLFFAGLASLFVWPFGLEKNLIFSLLSYLVVILNALPFFNSDGQYALSDFLEWKRSRTSSSSR is encoded by the coding sequence ATGAAGAGCTTAAGTCACAAATCTCAAAAGGGATGTGACGAGCCCGCATTTGTTTTCGAGTTTCTCCAACGAGCGACTCCCTTTCAAACCCTCGATCCTGAACATTTAAAAGAGCTTGCCCGTCGGCTCCAAAGGAGAACGGTCCCAAAGGGAGAGGCGATCGTTCGCCAGGGAGAGGTTGGAGACCGCTGTTTTTTTGTCCAGGAAGGGGCTGTTGAAGTCATTCAAAACGATGGACACCAGGAAAGGGCAGTCGCCGTCCTGGAGTCCGGTGCCCTTTTTGGTGAAACCTCTCTGCTGACAGAATCACCCCGCAATGCAACGGTCCGTGCCATAAAACCGACTCAACTCTTGGCCTTGAGTCGATCTGATTTTCTGGAAGCGCTCTCCTGGAATCGGCTGGTTGCCCCTGCCCTCTTTGAACTCCTGAGACTTCGAGATCGGCCAATCCGCTGCGAAGAGATTACCGTGCAAAGCTATACCTCCCAGGACGGCGAAAAAATCACGACCCTGAAAAACTTGTCTCAAGGAACTTATTATAAACTTTCGGATGTCGGCTGTTTTGTCTGGGAAAGACTGGATGGCCATCACAACCTGAAAGACCTGGCGATCGAGTATCTGAAGAGATCCGGCTCCTTTGCACCGCACACGATTGCTGAGGTCGCTGGAGGACTTGTTTCCTCAGGGTTTGCCAAAAGTCAGACCGTAAAGGCCCGAAAATATCTCCCCTCCCTCTCGTTCGGGGAAAAAGTTGTGGCAAAGATCAAAGGGATCATGGAATGGCGTGCCGTTCTCCGCCATGTCGATCCGTTCTTTACACGACTCTATCGAGTCCTGAGACTTCGGCTTCTCTACACAAAAGTGGCGCTGTCCCTGATCGCACTTGTCAGTCTCGCTGGATTGATCGTCTTTATTTTCAGAATTCCTGCGCTCTTGACGATTTCTGTCTCCATCCCTTTTGTTATTTTTTCACTTCTGTTCATTGCCCTTAGCCACGATCTGGGCCATGCCATCACAACAAAATTTTTTGGGCGTGAAATTCTCGGTATCGGGATCGGTTGGAACTGGTTTAGTCCGATCGTTTTTGTCGACACCTCTGACATGTGGCCGACCCCTCCACCACACAGGATCGCCGTTCATCTGGCAGGACTCTACACAAATCTTTTTTTTGCCGGACTTGCATCTCTTTTTGTTTGGCCGTTTGGTCTCGAAAAAAATCTGATTTTCTCTCTACTCTCCTACCTCGTTGTGATCCTGAATGCCCTTCCCTTTTTCAATTCCGATGGTCAGTATGCCTTGAGCGATTTTTTGGAATGGAAGCGCTCTAGGACCTCAAGTTCCTCTCGGTAA
- a CDS encoding outer membrane lipoprotein-sorting protein has protein sequence MFKRRGLIFFIVLIQMGVLGASEPSVPKEERERIDGKPVIERMIQKIRGHANIAEYEMTIARPAWTRTIRIKVWDDRARSRAFVRILEPPKDAGISFLRIDYNLWNYLPKVEKVMKIPPSMMLQPWMGSDFSNDDLVKESSYIDDYDHKIIGHEVRAGEKIVQIELIPKPYAPVVWGKVIYWVRGKDDLPIEQNFIDERGRLIKKLVFKDFKVMDGVLHPVVWEMTNQQKEGQKTTIRLLKIDFDPAPPTPESVFTERNLRS, from the coding sequence ATGTTTAAGCGAAGGGGATTAATCTTTTTTATCGTATTAATTCAGATGGGGGTTTTAGGGGCGAGCGAACCCTCCGTTCCCAAGGAGGAGCGCGAGCGAATCGATGGCAAACCGGTCATTGAACGAATGATCCAAAAAATCCGTGGGCATGCCAATATTGCCGAGTACGAGATGACGATCGCACGTCCTGCGTGGACGCGCACGATCCGGATCAAGGTTTGGGATGATCGCGCCCGTAGCCGTGCCTTTGTACGGATCCTCGAACCTCCGAAGGATGCCGGCATTTCATTTTTGCGTATCGATTACAATCTCTGGAACTATCTGCCGAAGGTCGAGAAGGTGATGAAGATCCCCCCTTCCATGATGCTTCAACCCTGGATGGGGAGCGATTTTTCGAATGACGATCTCGTGAAGGAATCGAGTTACATCGATGACTATGATCACAAGATCATCGGGCACGAGGTTCGTGCGGGGGAGAAGATTGTGCAGATTGAACTGATTCCGAAACCGTATGCCCCGGTTGTTTGGGGGAAGGTGATTTATTGGGTCAGGGGAAAAGACGATCTTCCGATCGAGCAAAATTTTATCGATGAGAGGGGACGATTGATCAAAAAATTGGTTTTTAAAGATTTCAAGGTGATGGATGGGGTTCTTCATCCGGTCGTTTGGGAAATGACAAACCAACAGAAGGAGGGGCAGAAGACGACCATTCGACTTCTGAAGATTGATTTTGATCCGGCCCCTCCAACGCCTGAGTCTGTGTTTACCGAGAGGAACTTGAGGTCCTAG
- a CDS encoding bifunctional folylpolyglutamate synthase/dihydrofolate synthase has protein sequence MTYESFIHDLSDREFFDQKPGLERIEQVLQRLGNPERKFPSIHIAGTNGKGSTAAMIASVLREAGHRVGLYTSPHLVDFCERIQVGGSLISPDNLLHFAHIIHEVENPSDPLTFFELATTIAFLYFAEQKVDIAVVEVGMGGRLDATNLITPLVSVITSIGLDHTQFLGDTIEKIAFEKAGIIKPGVPVVVGELSEEAMGVVERMAAVSGSLVKNPLSDITTLSSDPPLTKGGIGTSGDHGEGILNSAHQLQNVTVAVGAVEELKKQGWSISDEAIQTGLSKAQLPGRLETVQKEPWIILDGAHNPQAMAAARRFLETRLAGRRLKVLFGAMADKDIKGVLLEISRITDRFIFTAPALKRAADPESLLPIGRAFGIKCHAVRGVKEAWKFVRNNLQKNEVLLVTGSFYLVGEVKRCLSEGD, from the coding sequence TTGACCTACGAATCATTCATTCACGATCTGAGTGATCGGGAGTTTTTCGATCAGAAACCGGGGCTTGAGCGAATTGAACAAGTTCTTCAGCGGTTAGGAAATCCCGAACGAAAATTCCCATCGATTCATATTGCCGGGACCAATGGCAAGGGATCTACGGCGGCGATGATCGCCTCTGTCTTACGGGAGGCCGGGCATCGCGTTGGGCTCTACACCTCGCCGCATTTGGTTGATTTTTGTGAAAGGATACAGGTCGGGGGATCTCTCATTTCTCCTGACAATCTCCTCCACTTCGCTCACATCATTCACGAAGTCGAAAACCCCTCTGACCCCCTCACTTTTTTTGAATTGGCCACCACGATCGCCTTTCTGTATTTCGCTGAACAAAAAGTCGACATTGCCGTTGTGGAGGTTGGAATGGGAGGTCGTCTCGATGCAACGAATCTGATCACGCCGCTTGTATCGGTGATCACCTCGATCGGCTTGGATCATACGCAATTTTTAGGGGACACAATTGAAAAGATCGCCTTCGAGAAGGCGGGGATTATTAAGCCGGGGGTGCCGGTCGTTGTTGGCGAATTGTCGGAAGAGGCGATGGGGGTGGTGGAAAGGATGGCCGCTGTGAGCGGCTCACTGGTGAAAAATCCCCTCTCTGATATAACCACTTTATCGAGTGACCCCCCTTTGACAAAGGGGGGTATCGGAACCAGTGGTGATCACGGTGAGGGGATTTTGAATTCTGCCCACCAACTCCAAAACGTCACTGTCGCGGTTGGTGCTGTAGAGGAACTCAAGAAACAAGGCTGGTCAATCTCCGATGAGGCGATTCAGACGGGTCTCTCGAAGGCCCAACTCCCCGGTCGTCTCGAGACGGTGCAGAAAGAACCCTGGATTATTCTGGATGGGGCGCACAACCCGCAGGCGATGGCTGCTGCGCGGCGTTTTTTGGAGACAAGGCTTGCGGGGCGCAGGTTAAAAGTCCTGTTTGGTGCGATGGCGGATAAGGATATTAAAGGGGTTCTCTTAGAGATTTCTAGGATCACCGATCGGTTTATCTTTACAGCGCCGGCTCTGAAAAGGGCCGCCGATCCCGAGTCATTGCTTCCCATCGGAAGAGCTTTTGGAATCAAATGTCATGCTGTCCGAGGAGTTAAAGAGGCCTGGAAATTCGTGAGGAACAACCTTCAAAAAAATGAGGTTCTTTTAGTCACTGGGTCGTTTTATCTGGTAGGGGAGGTGAAGAGATGTTTAAGCGAAGGGGATTAA
- a CDS encoding sigma-54-dependent Fis family transcriptional regulator translates to MGKILAVGFREQPDKKVLGFLAKEGWEVHQLSPSDMTLARPLPLVDLTLFFFGREGYEGALQLLKKFQSSGLEMPVICLSRQMSVDQVVETMKNGAFDYFQSPPDFEKLLVSLNHASQNAQLKRKLRVLESQVGWEGKFDDIVGVSSQMQEIFQMVQTVAKSNATVLIMGESGTGKELVARAIHRHSERFKNKFIDLNCGAIPKELLENELFGHERGSYTGADKQYIGSCERAHGGTLFLDEVSEMDASLQVKLLRVLQERKFCRIGGSELVEVDIRIIAATNKDLRQEVEKGGFREDLYYRLNVVPITLPPLRRRRDDIPVLAQHFLEKYSKENRKNFKGFAPEAMTSFVNYDWPGNVRELENNIERIVVLQNEARVKPNHLPRFILNVGAKGEERASAWDADGYQKVLPLRLVEQYAIEGALERCRGDVVAAAKKLGIGQATMYRKVKRFGIKVP, encoded by the coding sequence ATGGGGAAAATCCTTGCCGTTGGATTTCGGGAGCAGCCGGATAAAAAAGTTTTAGGATTTCTTGCCAAAGAGGGGTGGGAGGTTCATCAACTCTCTCCCTCCGATATGACGCTTGCCCGACCTCTTCCTCTTGTTGACCTGACGCTCTTCTTTTTTGGGCGTGAGGGATATGAAGGGGCGCTTCAGCTGCTTAAGAAATTTCAGAGCAGTGGTCTTGAAATGCCGGTGATTTGTCTGAGCCGCCAGATGAGCGTGGATCAGGTCGTCGAGACGATGAAGAATGGGGCGTTCGACTATTTTCAGTCCCCTCCTGATTTTGAGAAGCTTTTGGTTTCGCTTAATCATGCCTCTCAAAATGCCCAACTCAAAAGAAAACTGAGGGTTTTGGAAAGTCAGGTGGGGTGGGAGGGGAAGTTTGACGATATCGTCGGTGTTTCCTCTCAGATGCAGGAGATTTTTCAGATGGTTCAGACCGTGGCAAAGAGCAATGCGACTGTCCTGATCATGGGAGAGAGTGGTACCGGAAAGGAATTAGTGGCTCGAGCGATCCATCGTCATTCGGAACGGTTTAAAAATAAATTCATCGATCTGAATTGCGGCGCTATCCCTAAAGAACTTCTGGAGAATGAGCTTTTTGGGCATGAGCGGGGGTCTTATACAGGGGCGGACAAACAATATATCGGAAGTTGTGAGCGGGCCCATGGGGGGACCTTGTTCCTCGATGAAGTGAGCGAGATGGATGCGTCGCTCCAGGTCAAGCTGCTGCGGGTTCTGCAAGAGAGGAAGTTTTGCCGCATTGGTGGTTCCGAATTGGTCGAAGTGGATATCCGTATTATTGCTGCCACAAACAAGGATCTTCGCCAGGAGGTAGAAAAAGGGGGTTTTCGCGAGGATCTTTATTATCGCTTGAATGTCGTTCCGATCACACTCCCACCTCTTCGTCGGCGACGAGACGATATTCCTGTCTTGGCCCAACATTTTCTGGAAAAATATTCAAAGGAGAATCGGAAGAATTTTAAGGGATTCGCTCCGGAGGCGATGACCTCATTCGTGAACTATGACTGGCCGGGGAATGTTCGTGAATTGGAAAATAACATCGAACGCATCGTCGTTCTTCAAAATGAGGCCCGTGTCAAACCGAATCATCTCCCGCGATTTATTCTGAACGTTGGTGCGAAGGGTGAGGAGAGGGCTTCTGCATGGGATGCCGATGGTTATCAGAAGGTCCTGCCGCTTCGTCTGGTCGAGCAGTACGCTATTGAAGGGGCTCTGGAGAGGTGTCGTGGAGATGTTGTGGCGGCGGCGAAGAAATTGGGGATTGGTCAGGCGACGATGTACAGAAAAGTTAAGCGGTTTGGAATAAAAGTGCCTTGA